A single window of Phaenicophaeus curvirostris isolate KB17595 chromosome 7, BPBGC_Pcur_1.0, whole genome shotgun sequence DNA harbors:
- the NXPH2 gene encoding neurexophilin-2, which yields MRHLQPLPLVVLQGVLRLVFCDANQVVQATDVLDWEEKDAAETLVDNVVHSRIINPLRLFVKPSPVLKHGQVSYSDSIENFWDWLSNITEVQESLARTKRRPIVKTGKFKKMFGWGDFHSNIKTVKLNLLITGKIVDHGNGTFSVYFRHNSTGLGNVSVSLVPPSKVVEFESSPQSTLETKESKSFNCRIEYEKTDRAKKTALCNFDPSKICYQEQTQSHVSWLCSKPFKVICIYIAFYSVDYKLVQKVCPDYNYHSETPYLSSG from the coding sequence GTGTTTTGTGACGCTAATCAAGTTGTACAAGCTACAGACGTGCTCGACTGGGAAGAAAAGGATGCTGCAGAGACATTGGTTGATAACGTGGTCCATTCTCGGATCATCAATCCTTTACGCCTGTTTGTTAAGCCATCTCCAGTCCTGAAACACGGCCAGGTGTCCTACTCAGACAGCATAGAAAACTTTTGGGATTGGTTGTCCAACATCACGGAAGTTCAGGAATCTCTCGCACGAACTAAACGCAGACCTATAGTAAAAACTGGGAAATTCAAGAAGATGTTTGGATGGGGCGACTTCCACTCTAACATCAAAACTGTTAAGCTGAACCTCCTGATCACAGGGAAAATCGTCGATCACGGCAATGGGACCTTCAGTGTTTATTTCCGACATAACTCCACAGGTCTGGGAAATGTTTCTGTAAGCTTGGTACCACCATCCAAGGTGGTAGAGTTTGAGTCATCTCCACAGTCAACGCTGGAGACCAAGGAATCAAAGTCCTTCAACTGCCGAATTGAGTATGAAAAAACAGACCGCGCTAAAAAAACTGCCTTGTGCAATTTCGACCCTTCAAAGATCTGCTATCAAGAGCAGACTCAAAGCCATGTCTCCTGGTTGTGTTCCAAACCATTTAAAGTTATCTgcatttacattgctttttacAGTGTAGATTACAAACTGGTGCAAAAGGTCTGTCCTGATTATAATTACCATAGTGAGACTCCGTACTTGTCCTCTGGCTGA